TTAAAAATCGCCGCCTATTTACTCCTGGCACGAAATTATCTAACTCTACTGTCATTTGTTTCAGACAAATGAGATGATAAGGCTGCACCTGACGGGCCGACACCTTCGTGTGATGCTGTGGTGCATCCTGCTAGGACTGCAGCCAGCGTTCGGCGGCATACTAGACCCATTCAACTGGGCCAGATCAGACAGAATTGAAGTTAACATCCCTTGGTTGCCATGTAAGTTTACTGAATTATTTATTCATCTATTTATTCACAAATAAGCTTCCAGACTAGTTATTATAATATACTATGTTACACTTACAGTATTAGAATTAGATGTCaacattacaaaaataatatatcaataatatattgtttagtttgtatttttatgtcccAATAAAGTCtcattttataatatataggtaatttaaaaaaatacgcgGTTCCAATAATTTGGTAACACGTACCTCTCTCTCATTCAGAAAAGCACGTGCGCCTGATTTAATTACTTTCTTAAACAATAAATTAACCCAAGGCGTTCACTACCAGCCAAATAAGAGATTAACAGGAACATTATGATCCTATTAAACTCGATTGGAGATACCCTTTTTGGCCTGGGACTTTGAACTGTACTTATACTTACCGTCGCGTCGAAAGCCCGTAATCTCGTATTATTCTTCAAGTTACATTAAAGCTTGAACGAATTAACTTTAAAACTAATAGAGCATAGAGTTTTGATTTAACAAACGTTTTGAAAATACAGTATAattaaacaaatcaaaattatatttcagTCGAAAACGAAACGAGATGCTACGACGAGCTTGGTTGCCTGAACATCACAAGGAGTTGGTACCACCTCATCCACCGGCCCTTCAATGTGTTCCCGCTTCCTAGAGTCGTTATAAACACAAGGTGAATACAATAAATTGTTAAGGCCTATGttatgtatgtttatgtataATGCGATGCAGTGCATAATTTGttctccatcgtattttctcggaaacgttcgtatttgtcatgctatttcagtcaatctcagtactttttgtaccgagactgactgaaatagcagtCTTACTATtaacgttcgtacgtttccgtgaaaatacgatggaaaataattatgcactacatctgatATGTATATCTACTTTGAGATCTCAGACTGACAGTGACAAGTATGCTCCATTTCTATTTATTGAATGTATAAGGAAATGTTCTCTTTTCAGGTTTATTTTATACACAAAGAAAAATCCCACCGATGGTCAAATACTGAATGTGAACGTGAACAAAACTATAGTGAAATCCAACTTCAGCCCGCGACGACTCACCAAGATGATCATACACGGCTTCATCGACACGCCTCTGTCCAACTGGGTTAGTCACAAATGTCACAATACACttattttagatataattaAAGCTACGGATTTTATGTGGAGTGATCAGGCTCAAGACCGAGAACGTAGTCTAATGTTAAAATAGAAATGCAAACCGTTATGTACAACTGTATTTTGATGTTAGACTCCTTCGACGAATGTGAACTTTTTTGCTTGCAATACATGGTTCCACATTCCTCCAAGGTCCATATAACATAATCAAAAACACGCTCTCCCTTTTTAGATTTGACTAGCGTATATAACCTACATCGACATTGTGTTTCCTTAGAGTTTCCTTTCTCTTATATAATAATTTTACCTTTCCGCAAATGATCTATTTAAATTACTTATTGCTCAACTTGTAACTATACGATTTCATCAACACGCCACTATCAGACTGAGTTAGTAACAAACCACAAACTTACTTCCTAAAACCATAACTACAGCCTGAGGCGATTCTCCGAGATTATTACACAGATACTTACGCGCTTTTGTCCCAGTGACTTAATTACGATAACGCCAATAAATACTTACGAAGCTATAAATAGTTTTTAACCTGCTTTTAATGCATTTTTCCGCTTCCTTCTCAATATTCTTATCTTACTTGCATCCCAATTGTTCTTCGAAATAATCCTAGCTGCCAGTAAATAAAGTTCATATTGCAaacaaaagtaaaatataaataaagtgatGTTGTAAAAAGTCAACTTACATCACGGCTATTACAGACTATTATCTGATTTTGAAGCATCTTAAGTGCCATTACGTGCCAGGTGAGAAACATGGGGAACTGTTAACGATTGTTTTATtgttaggtatattatattttatgataacattaaataagctatgtcaatatgatataaataagctatgtcaATATAATAGTTGTTTCCAATCATTTAAATGTTGTCTTTATTCACGCAGTCCGTTGATTAGCTAAAAAAATCGGCTAAGTAGAAAAACCTCGATGATGCTCGAAAATTCATGCTATGAAATGAAGACTGCCAAATTAAGATATTTTTTGTTCTTAAATAAGATGAAAACTCAGTTTTCTTTAACACATTTCTAATATCTTGGATTACCGGGTTTCAGCATGTTAGTCTACTTATAGATAATTTACGTCATTCGCTCATTCGTTCCAAATCAAATTAATCCCTAGAAAATCATCTGCCATTGCcagaactttttttttcttttcacttTACTTCtgtggaaaaatatttttttacatttcttgTAATGTTTTTTTCTGATTGCGTAATAGAGTTCTaagggggtcatccattaattacgtcacacgtttagggggagggaggggtcaagaaaatgtgacatgttgtgacatgggggaggggggagtcacaaacattgtgacgtcactttaacttcatcagtcaccgaaaattaatttatatatttttattcgctgtacagtggagggggggaggggtcaaaaaacctagaaattcgtgtgacgtattTAATGGATGATccttaataatatgtaaataatttttattttagatgCTAATTGTATTGATAGGTCAGTGAGATGAAGGACGAACTGGTGAAGGCGGGCGACTTCAACGTGGTGGTGGTGGACTGGGCGGGCGGCAGTCTACCGCTATACACGCAAGCTACGGCCAACACCAGGCTGGTTGGCTTGGAGGTGGCGCACTTCGTTAACACACTACAGGTAACTAGATGTAACTGACTTCAACGTGATGGTGGTGGTGGACTGGGTGGGCGGCAGTCTACCGCTGTACATGCACGCTACCGCCAACACCAGGCTGGTTGGCTTGGAGGTGGCGCACTTCGTTAACACACTACAGGTAACTAGATGTAACTGACTTCAACGTGATGGTGGTGGTGGACTGGGTGGGCGGCAGTCTACCGCTGTACACGCAAGCTACCGCCAATACCAGGCTGGTTGGCTTGGAGGTGGCACACTTCGTTAACACACTACAGGTAACTAGATGTAACTGACTTCAACGTGGTGGTGGTGGACTGGGCTGGCGGCAGTCTACCGCTATACACGCAAGCTACCGCCAACACCAGGCTGGTTGGCTTGGAGGTGGCACACTTTGTCAACACGCTACAGGTACCTAACTAGCTGTAACTGACTTTAACGTGATACTGCAGGAATCAATCCGGATTAATTAAGTCACTTTCTGGTCGTGCCCATAGGCGAAAGTCATATTCAAGCGTAGACAGGCGTGTTTCACACATGTAAGGATAGGTCTCGCTCTTGCTTCTCACTGAGCGTAACTGAGTTAAAAAGGAATATTTTATATATGATCCATTCTTAGGTGATGTACCCAAAGTTGCATTGTATGAATTAACCGGCGTAGGTTTTTTAATGCCAAAAAAATTAACTGTATATAACAATGTGTGGTAATATTTTTCCAGAAAGACCACGGTCTGAATCCTCTTGACGTACACATCATAGGGCACTCGCTGGGTGCCCACACGGCGGGTTACGCCGGGGAAAGGATACAAGTAAGCTATCTTTACAAACGTCATACAACTACACTAGAAATATTTGTGATGTTTAGAGGCTACGCATAGCATAGTTTGTTCTCCATAAATCACGATCAGGACAAATGCTCCTAAGAATTAAATTCTTCTACCATTTCTACTAGTATTACCTTTTTTAGACGCACTCACTTGCTTCGTTGATAACACACACCTAGCCTTACCTTATAGAAAAAGTTGTCGATTACATTGTTACTAACAATAGATTTAATGATTGTCTTTAATCTAGCATCTTACTTAGGGATTAGGAAGGATAACAGGCCTGGATCCGGCCGAACCATATTTCCAAGGAATGCCGACTAGTGTTCGCCTCGACCCGACCGACGCTGAATTCGTAGACGTCATACACACAGACGGAAAAAGCATTTTCCTTTTAGGTAATGCTTCCACGTAACTATGACTGTGTACTTATCATACTTACCCACTGGCTTTTATTAATCCATGACgcactttcttagataattacgcATGTAATCCGTTATCACATTAACTTAGATCTAAGCTTTGTTGCTCTTTTTCAATAAAACGTACTAACAATATCGtaacatatgtatatttatatatagatTGTAAATATCTATTATTCGGGGTGTTATCAGATGTGTGATCATGATCAGAATTTTATCATTTCATATTTGTAAAGTAAGATGTTTTGACCCGTTAAAATCTTGGTATTGTGTCCAGTCCAGAGCTTCAattggtacagtcagcgtcatatagtaggtagcatagcatccaaagtattcaaatagttcggtacgccatactaaatatatggtgtaccgaactatttgaatactttggatgctatacctactatatgacgctgactctACCTATGAAAAATAATTTCGCTCAATATTACAGTTTAGGCTAACTACATCTTAACGCTTTTTCTGAAAACTAGCATTATTTTCTGTTAAAAAGGATGTCATaattaataactttatttttgtGGCATTTATTGGCGTTATTAACTTTACTGTGTTTCATAACTAGATTGCATTGTAAATGCGTTCAGTTCCAACGGATATAAATTGTTTCCTGACTACATTTCCGATATCATCCTCAACGCTTATTGCTATTAATTCCATCAAATTCatgaatatatatttattatgtatttatcgCATACGGTAACTAATCATCCACGTGTTTTGTTCACGCGTGCGACAGACTTTGTGTTTATGGCAGGATATGGGATGTCACAACCCGTGGGCCACTTGGACTTTTACCCAAACAATGGGAAGGAACAGCCGGGTTGTGACCTCACCGAGGGCCCGCTGGTGCCCCTCACGCTGGTCAAACAGGGCCTGGAAGAGGCCTCAAGGGTGCTAGTGGCTTGTAATCATGTTCGAGCTATTAAACTTTTCACGGAATCTATCAACGGGAAGTGTTCCTATATAGGTAAGCATTCGTTCGTGTATTATATAATGAATATTATGAATAGAGTCTAAAGAGCATTTCTGTTAAGAA
This genomic window from Cydia splendana chromosome 9, ilCydSple1.2, whole genome shotgun sequence contains:
- the LOC134793700 gene encoding pancreatic triacylglycerol lipase-like; this translates as MRERLINYVILISRTNEMIRLHLTGRHLRVMLWCILLGLQPAFGGILDPFNWARSDRIEVNIPWLPFENETRCYDELGCLNITRSWYHLIHRPFNVFPLPRVVINTRFILYTKKNPTDGQILNVNVNKTIVKSNFSPRRLTKMIIHGFIDTPLSNWVSEMKDELVKAGDFNVVVVDWAGGSLPLYTQATANTRLVGLEVAHFVNTLQKDHGLNPLDVHIIGHSLGAHTAGYAGERIQGLGRITGLDPAEPYFQGMPTSVRLDPTDAEFVDVIHTDGKSIFLLGYGMSQPVGHLDFYPNNGKEQPGCDLTEGPLVPLTLVKQGLEEASRVLVACNHVRAIKLFTESINGKCSYIGHQCPSYQHFLDGKCFHCGHGCAIMGFHADSSPGLITNKNNQSENEVYPSEEQETIGARYYLNTGKEQPFCQRHYRIAIQLANPKGAESWVQGFLKVTLLSDRGVIRGMDLTPSNYVKLEHGTSFTVVVTHPMDLGGKVRKVELSWEYDMNVLEPRSLCILWCNDRLYVKSVLVDQMELPSRGKRNVDFSSKLCTPKREFAEIPNRGSASFYDNCGR